The proteins below are encoded in one region of Anguilla anguilla isolate fAngAng1 chromosome 3, fAngAng1.pri, whole genome shotgun sequence:
- the batf2 gene encoding basic leucine zipper transcriptional factor ATF-like, which yields MHLPTGIQMWTEPEPEGSLTSISGDDSSSDTGKCSRVDRKYKRREKNRAAAQKSRKKQTERADALHQELQSLERSNTAYEKEIAFLRLEIERYDSALKQHEPHCCIFTFSSPKTLLSAPSPAPAPTPSPAAAPPTGFALPDLLDSAEWPQLWDTVW from the exons ATGCACTTACCAACGGGGATACAGATGTGGACGGAACCAGAACCTGAAGGGAGTTTAACATCTATATCTGGTGATGATAGTTCATCGGACACG GGAAAGTGTTCGCGTGTGGACAGGAAATACAAGCGCAGGGAGAAGAACAGAGCTGCTGCCCAGAAGAGCAGAAAGAAGCAGACAGAGCGAGCAGATGCACTACACCAG GAACTGCAGTCACTGGAGCGCTCAAACACGGCGTATGAAAAGGAAATAGCCTTTCTTCGGCTGGAGATAGAGCGCTACGACTCCGCCCTCAAACAGCACGAGCCTCACTGCTGCATCTTCACCTTCTCCAGCCCAAAGACATTGCTGAGTGCCCCGTCCCCTGCcccggcccccaccccctcgcctgCGGCTGCCCCCCCTACAGGGTTTGCCCTCCCAGATCTCCTGGACTCTGCTGAATGGCCTCAGCTTTGGGACACTGTTTGGTAG
- the arl2 gene encoding ADP-ribosylation factor-like protein 2, whose protein sequence is MGLLTILKKMKHKEREMRLLMLGLDNAGKTTILKKFNGEDVSTISPTLGFNIKTLEHRGFKLNIWDVGGQKSLRSYWRNYFESTDGLVWVVDSADRLRLEDCRQELSALLLEERLAGATLLVFANKQDLPGALSKDAIREAMALDSIKTHHWCIIGCSAVTGENLLPGVDWLLDDIAARIFTAD, encoded by the exons ATGGGCTTACTCACAATACTAAAGAAAATGAAGCACAAGGAACGAGAGATGAGACTACTGATGCT TGGCCTAGATAATGCTGGGAAAACgaccattttgaaaaaattcaACGGAGAAGATGTCAGTACCATCTCCCCTACACTAGGGTTCAATATAAAAACGCTGGAACACAGAGG GTTTAAACTGAACATCTGGGATGTGGGAGGCCAGAAGTCACTGCGTTCCTATTGGAGGAATTACTTTGAGAGCACAGATGGGCTGGTGTGGGTTGTGGACAGCGCTGACAGATTGAGACTGGAGGATTGCAGGCAAGAGCTGAGCGCTCTGCTACTAGAAGAG CGCCTAGCTGGAGCCACTCTCTTGGTGTTTGCCAATAAGCAGGACCTGCCGGGGGCACTGTCTAAAGATGCCATTAGGGag GCGATGGCTCTGGACAGTATAAAGACTCATCATTGGTGTATCATTGGGTGCAGTGCAGTTACTGGGGAGAACCTGCTTCCTGGTGTCGACTGGCTACTGGATGACATCGCCGCACGGATATTCACAGCCGACTGA